In Salvelinus alpinus chromosome 22, SLU_Salpinus.1, whole genome shotgun sequence, one genomic interval encodes:
- the LOC139549410 gene encoding AP-1 complex subunit sigma-3-like gives MMRFLLLFSRQGKLRLQKWFTPVTEREKKKVIREMTLMVLARPPRSSNFLHWRDLKIVYKRYASLYFCCGLEDQDNELLTLEVLHRYVELLDKYFGNVCELDIIFNFEKAYFILDEFLMGGEILETSKTAVGIAMEEAETLQETMEEYMSKPTY, from the exons ATG ATGCGCTTCCTGCTGCTGTTCAGCCGGCAGGGGAAGCTGCGACTGCAGAAGTGGTTCACTCCggtgactgagagagagaaaaagaaggtGATCAGGGAAATGACTCTGATGGTGCTGGCTCGCCCTCCCCGCTCCTCTAACTTCCTCCACTGGAGGGACCTCAAGATTGTTTACAAGAG GTATGCCAGCCTCTACTTCTGCTGTGGTTTGGAGGACCAGGACAATGAACTGTTGACCTTGGAGGTGCTGCACCGATATGTCGAGCTGCTGGACAAATACTTTGGCAAC GTGTGTGAGCTGGACATCATCTTTAACTTTGAGAAGGCCTACTTCATCCTTGATGAGTTCCTGATGGGAGGAGAGATCCTGGAGACCTCCAAGACAGCTGTGGGCATCGCTATGGAGGAGGCAGAGACACTACAAGAG ACAATGGAGGAGTATATGAGTAAACCGACCTACTGA
- the LOC139549408 gene encoding secretogranin-2b-like produces MPSLPTLSSVGMAFLFSLLLLLFLLGSGSVQGASLREHRLKGSELDPQQVDTPYLPTNADMLKALEYIESLRQRTGGGAPAPQEQAPLTPDYDTTNMDKDSEKLRSMLRLASPAQTSQRKIGQDQDEEDEEGERNKEDKTQEWLQAVLSTLQQTEKGPKPAPVRPSAARHTLGKGRRPAKEESQLGEGVAYPWSQQQRTSRPNRKYPLMFEDEEDGEEESRAPGRESPFKRTNENMEGKYTPQNLANLQSVFEELGRIANAKAGHKRQTEDDEEEDDDDDDIFRVRNLAYEDVMGGEDWAPLEEQVETEDEESDNRQEFDRGLKDDEEDDDNEDEEEIDEVKRSSQPVPGEHDPDDITKLVDYYLLKVLEKTEQEERKRELEEEEEREERRATQILYSDKVDPQAIYHLIQISQKLQIPPEDLMDMLKSGEMTKQDRTPLRTQAHSWTPNDLARVEDKLTQISSKKNKIPLETFFNRRLPETQTSNVPYEINTEDIQKILGLGSVANQNAPALKKQKQHTSPPLRFYAPAGRQKDYMFSEPNVPEKGKGDYDNTVDEDELETYLAAQMLVQYPQAANKADQKKRASQPPSQDDKLVLGKFEQAVQDYFDQMDSDKSQPQKRQSEPEEDTGGALQTHGLDDDVLLKVLGYLNPETEDKDLYAKTVKGM; encoded by the coding sequence ATGCCATCACTCCCCACGCTCTCCTCGGTAGGGATGGCCTTCCTcttctccctgctcctcctcctcttcctcctgggcTCTGGCAGTGTCCAGGGGGCCTCTCTCAGAGAACACAGACTGAAAGGCAGTGAGCTGGACCCCCAGCAAGTAGACACCCCCTACCTCCCCACCAACGCAGACATGCTCAAGGCCTTGGAGTACATTGAGAGCCTCCGCCAGCGTACCGGGGGAGGAGCGCCAGCCCCCCAGGAGCAGGCTCCCCTCACTCCAGACTACGACACCACTAACATGGACAAAGACTCAGAGAAACTCCGCTCCATGCTGAGGCTAGCCTCTCCTGCCCAGACCAGTCAGCGTAAGATCGGCCAGGACCAGGATGAAGAGGATGAGGAAGGGGAGCGCAACAAGGAGGACAAGACCCAGGAGTGGCTGCAGGCGGTGCTGAGTACCCTCCAGCAGACCGAGAAGGGCCCCAAGCCAGCCCCTGTGAGGCCCAGTGCAGCCCGCCACACTCTGGGCAAAGGGCGGAGACCGGCGAAGGAGGAGAGCCAGTTGGGAGAGGGCGTGGCATATCCATGGTCACAGCAGCAGCGTACCAGCCGGCCTAACAGGAAGTACCCACTGATGTTTGAAGATGAGGAGGACGGTGAGGAAGAAAGCAGAGCCCCAGGCCGCGAGAGCCCCTTCAAACGCACCAATGAGAACATGGAAGGGAAGTATACACCCCAGAACCTGGCCAACCTGCAGTCTGTGTTTGAGGAACTGGGGAGGATAGCCAATGCCAAGGCTGGGCACAAACGCCAGACtgaggatgatgaagaggaggatgatgatgatgacgacatATTCCGGGTGAGGAATCTGGCCTATGAGGATGTGATGGGGGGAGAGGACTGGGCGCCCTTAGAGGAGCAGGTGGAGACGGAGGATGAGGAGAGTGACAACAGGCAGGAGTTTGACAGAGGCTTGAAGGATGATGAAGAGGATGATGATaatgaagatgaggaggagattGATGAGGTCAAGCGATCGAGCCAGCCGGTTCCGGGAGAACATGACCCAGATGACATCACCAAACTGGTCGACTACTACCTTCTGAAGGTGCTAGAGAAAACAGAGCAGGAGGAGCGGAAGAGAGAGctagaagaagaggaggagagggaagagaggagggcaaCTCAAATTCTGTACAGCGACAAGGTAGATCCACAAGCCATTTACCACCTCATCCAAATCTCCCAGAAACTACAGATCCCACCAGAAGACCTGATGGACATGCTGAAGAGTGGGGAGATGACAAAACAGGACAGGACACCACTGAGGACACAAGCACATTCTTGGACACCCAACGATCTGGCCAGGGTAGAGGACAAACTAACTCAGATCTCCTCTAAGAAAAATAAGATCCCTCTAGAGACATTCTTCAACAGACGGCTGCCTGAGACCCAAACAAGCAACGTCCCATACGAAATAAACACAGAAGACATTCAAAAAATCCTTGGGCTGGGAAGTGTGGCAAATCAGAATGCACCCGCACTCAAGAAGCAGAAACAGCATACAAGCCCACCGTTAAGGTTTTACGCGCCAGCTGGAAGGCAGAAAGACTACATGTTCTCTGAGCCAAACGTCCCAGAGAAAGGAAAGGGTGACTACGACAACACTGTCGACGAAGACGAGCTGGAGACATATCTGGCTGCCCAGATGTTGGTGCAGTACCCGCAGGCAGCAAACAAGGCAGACCAAAAAAAGCGTGCATCGCAGCCTCCCTCACAAGACGATAAGCTTGTGCTGGGAAAGTTCGAGCAGGCGGTACAGGACTACTTTGACCAAATGGACTCAGACAAAAGCCAGCCTCAGAAAAGGCAGTCAGAACCCGAGGAGGACACGGGCGGTGCTTTGCAAACGCATGGCTTGGATGACGACGTGCTGCTGAAAGTCCTAGGCTATCTGAACCCAGAGACCGAAGATAAGGACCTTTACGCCAAAACTGTCAAAGGAATGTAG